In Muribaculum gordoncarteri, the genomic window TGATGATGTCGGTACCCTCGGTCGACGATGTGCGCCAGCTGTCGCGAGTCTGGGGTCGTGCAAGCACTATGATGACGCATGATATCGCCGCGAGCCGCAACAGAAACAGTCCGTGCAGCATGTACTCCTTTATTGAACGCGGCAACTTGTTGTAGGGTGTTGTCGTGGATATTTCGAGTGCGGGATAGGCGTTACGATATTTCCACACGTACCATGCAATCAACGGTACGAGCAGAAGAAACAACCAGAGATATTCAGGATGAGCGAGTTGCATTATTTCTTGTCTTTAGGTTGTGAAGTTTCGTCGGTCGGCTTGTCGTCGTCGGTTTCTGATGACTCTTCGGCCGAGGGTTCTACCGGTTTAGTATCCTCGACAAACTGCACGGCCATGTTGAGGGTCTTGACATTGTCGTCGGGGAGCGGACGCACCTTGGCAAACTTTACAAAGTCGGCCATTTCAAGAATCTGCTTCATGAGCTGTGTAGTAGGCTTGGTGTCGTCGCGGTGACGCAGGGAGTTGAGAATCTGTGTGGATGTCATCTCCATTGCGTTTATGCCGAAACGCTTGTCAAGGTACACACGAAGAATCTCGGTGAGGCGGGTGTAGTACTCTTTTTCCTGTCCGCGCTCGCAGAGTTTCTCCTCCTTAAGCTTGTTGAGCTGCTGCATAGCCATTTCGTAGGGCGGCACGGGTTTCTTCTTGGGAAGCACGGCTGCTATCACTTTCTTCTTGAAGAAGAGGAAGTAGGCTGCTACGGCTATGCCTATTGCAAGGATTATGGCATATATCCACCAATAGTCGGTTATGAAGTCGGGCAGATAGTCCCAGATGCGGGTGTGTGGCGCTATCGTTCCGGCGTAGTCATGGACTGTGGTCATGGTGTCGACCGGGACGGGGAGCACCTTGAGAGCCAGGTCGTTGGACGCGAATGTGTCGCCGTCGGCCACGTAGACAAACGGAGGCAGAGTATAGAGCCCCGAGTCAAATGACTGGATTATGATTTCACGCACAATCTCTTCGCGGTTGGAGCCTATGTCGGTAGTGTCGCTGCGGAGGAGGCCAATTATTTCGACTTCGCGGGTGAGCGTGTCGCCGTTGTTGGTTATGAAGTAACCCTGAGTGCCTTTGTCCTGCACAAGATTCACTTTCAAGAGCGTTTGCTTGCCCATTATCAGGTAGGTTGAGTCAAGCGACGCCTTTACGCTGACAGGAGCCGCCGCGTGGGCTGTGGCGCACGACAGTAGCAGTGCTGTCAGTAATAAGTGAATGCGATTGATAACTTTCATATTCTGCGATATTGAATTGTAGGTTGGTTGTGGAGTGTTGCCGTGAAGGCGGCGGTTGATGTCATCTCACGCCGCGTTTCTGGAACAGACCCATGAGCGATTTAACAAAATCCTCGTCGGTGGCAATAGAGGTGTAGTCGACGCGGCATCGATTGAAGCGGTCAATCATCTGCTGCTGACGCTCATACCACCACCGGTTGAATGCCTGTCGCACTTTACCCGATGAGGTGTTTACCCATCGGTCGCGTCCGGTTTCGAGGTCGATGACTCGCATGAATCCCACATCGGGCAACTGAGCGTCACGCTTGTCATAGACCTGTATGGCCGTGACATCGTGCTTGTTGTTGGCGATAGATAGCGCCTTGTAGTAGTCGTGTGAGTCGATGAAGTCAGAGATTATGAACGTTGTGCAGCGTTTCTTCAGCGCATCGGTCATGTAGCGAAGCACCTCGGCCAGGTCGGTGCCGCGTTGCTCGGGAGTGAAGTCAAGCAGTTCGCGGATTATGAACAGGATGTGGCGTCGACCCTTTTTCGGGGGAATGAATTTCTCGATTTTGTCGGAGAAGAATATCACGCCTATCTTGTCATTGTTCTGTATAGCCGAGAAGGCCAGCGTAGCGGCTATTTCGGCTATCATTTCTCGCTTGTCCTCGCCCATGGCACCGAAGTTGCGGCTACCCGACACATCGATAAGAAGCATCACGGTGAGCTCGCGCTCTTCCTCGAAGACCTTGACATAGGGATGGTTGTGACGGGCGGTCACGTTCCAGTCGATGTCGCGGATGTCGTCGCCGTACTGATATTCGCGCACCTCGCTGAACATCATGCCGCGACCCTTGAACGCCGAGTGGTACTCACCGGCGAATATGTTCTGCGACAGACCCTTGGTCTTGATCTCGATTTTTCTTACTTTCTTAAGAAGCTCGTTGGCATCCATAAGCGTGACTTTCTACTTAGGGTACTTCTACCTTGTCAAGGATTTCTGAAATTATTTCATCGGCGGTGATGGTGTTGGCTTCGGCCTCGTAGGTAAGTCCGATACGGTGACGGAGCACATCATGGGCCACTGCTCTTACATCCTCGGGCACAACGTAACCGCGTCCGCGGAGGAATGCGTAGCTGCGTGCGGCGCGTGCAAGGCTGATTGACGCACGGGGCGATGCACCGAAGGCGATGATTGTCGTGAGGTCGTTGAGGTTGTAGTCGGCCGGGAAACGGGTTGCGAATACGATGTCGACGATGTAACGCTCGATTTTCTCATCGATGTATATCTTCTCTACGACGCGCTGGGCCTCGAGAATCTCTTCGGGCTTAAGAAGCGGGCGTATCTCCTTCTTTTCGTTGGTGATGTTCTGGCGTATGATGACTTTCTCCTCTTCCTTGGAGGGATAGCCTATGACAACCTTCAAGAGGAAACGATCGACCTGTGCCTCGGGCAGGGGATAGGTACCTTCCTGCTCGATGGGGTTCTGGGTGGCCATTACGAGGAAGGGCTCGTCGAGGGGGAATGTGCTGTCGCCTATTGTCACCTGACGCTCCTGCATGGCTTCAAGCAGTGCGCTCTGTACCTTGGCCGGCGCACGGTTGATTTCGTCGGCGAGTACGAAGTTGGCGAATATTGGACCACGCTTCACCTGAAACTGTTCACTCTTGACGCTGTAGACCATAGTACCGATTACATCGGCCGGCAACAGGTCGGGAGTGAACTGGATGCGGCTGTATTTGGCATCGATGATTTGTGCCAAAGTCTTTATTGCTAATGTTTTTGCCAGACCGGGCACGCCTTCGAGCAGTACGTGGCCATTGGAAAGCAAAGCTATGAGCAGTGAGTCGATGAGATGCTTTTGACCGACAATTGTCTGGTCCATTCCTCGCTGAATGAGGGTGATGAAATCGCTCTTTGCGGCAACGAGGTCGTTGAGCTCTCTAATGTTTACCGTGTCACTCATAATTCCTTTTTTGAGTAATAACTGTTTTTTATTTAATATTTATGTTAATTCGCTTTTTGTTTACGCTTGGGCATAATTCCCCCGTGAGTGCAAATTTATATATTCCAACAACTTTATAGTTAAGACCGATTGTTAAAATTAGCTATATATCCTTTATCTTGTTAAAAGATTAAGATTATTTGTCAAAACGGGAGTAAATTTCACCGATTTTGGATGAAGCTTTCTTAACGCTCTCGGGATCGTTAACATCTATGCCGTATTTTTCGGCGGGTGGAATGACGACCACTGTGCCCGGACGTATTTTGTCGGGGTGA contains:
- a CDS encoding AAA family ATPase, producing MSDTVNIRELNDLVAAKSDFITLIQRGMDQTIVGQKHLIDSLLIALLSNGHVLLEGVPGLAKTLAIKTLAQIIDAKYSRIQFTPDLLPADVIGTMVYSVKSEQFQVKRGPIFANFVLADEINRAPAKVQSALLEAMQERQVTIGDSTFPLDEPFLVMATQNPIEQEGTYPLPEAQVDRFLLKVVIGYPSKEEEKVIIRQNITNEKKEIRPLLKPEEILEAQRVVEKIYIDEKIERYIVDIVFATRFPADYNLNDLTTIIAFGASPRASISLARAARSYAFLRGRGYVVPEDVRAVAHDVLRHRIGLTYEAEANTITADEIISEILDKVEVP
- a CDS encoding DUF58 domain-containing protein, which encodes MDANELLKKVRKIEIKTKGLSQNIFAGEYHSAFKGRGMMFSEVREYQYGDDIRDIDWNVTARHNHPYVKVFEEERELTVMLLIDVSGSRNFGAMGEDKREMIAEIAATLAFSAIQNNDKIGVIFFSDKIEKFIPPKKGRRHILFIIRELLDFTPEQRGTDLAEVLRYMTDALKKRCTTFIISDFIDSHDYYKALSIANNKHDVTAIQVYDKRDAQLPDVGFMRVIDLETGRDRWVNTSSGKVRQAFNRWWYERQQQMIDRFNRCRVDYTSIATDEDFVKSLMGLFQKRGVR
- a CDS encoding cell wall anchor protein, with product MKVINRIHLLLTALLLSCATAHAAAPVSVKASLDSTYLIMGKQTLLKVNLVQDKGTQGYFITNNGDTLTREVEIIGLLRSDTTDIGSNREEIVREIIIQSFDSGLYTLPPFVYVADGDTFASNDLALKVLPVPVDTMTTVHDYAGTIAPHTRIWDYLPDFITDYWWIYAIILAIGIAVAAYFLFFKKKVIAAVLPKKKPVPPYEMAMQQLNKLKEEKLCERGQEKEYYTRLTEILRVYLDKRFGINAMEMTSTQILNSLRHRDDTKPTTQLMKQILEMADFVKFAKVRPLPDDNVKTLNMAVQFVEDTKPVEPSAEESSETDDDKPTDETSQPKDKK